The genomic stretch CTGCTCTCAGACGCCGTCAACGAGGAGTCGAAGGTCCTCTACGTGCGTGACCCTCGCGAGCGGGTGGAGAAGGCCGCGCCGTTCCTCGAGGTAGACGGCGACCCGTACCCGGCGGTGATCGACGGTCGCATCATCTGGATGCTCGACGGTTACACCACGTCGGACTCGTTCCCGTACTCCGAACAGATGCAGCTCGGCCTGGCGGCGGCCGACGCGCTGACCGGCACCGGAACGACAGCACTGCCGAACGAGACGGTGAACTACATCCGCAACTCGGTGAAGGCCACCGTCGACGCCTACGACGGCACCGTGACCCTCTATCAGTGGGACACCGAGGACCCGGTCCTGCAGACCTACATGAAGGCCTTCCCGGGCGTCATCGAGCCGAGAAGCGCGATCGACGACGAACTGCAGAACCACTTCCGGTACCCGCAGGACCTGTTCAAGGTGCAACGGGAGATCCTCACCCGGTACCACGTCGACGACCCGGTCGACTTCTACAACGCCAACAACCGCTGGCAGATCCCCGACGACCCGACCCAGGACACCGACCAGGACCAGCCGCCGTATTACATCCTGGCCCAGCGGCCGGGGGACGACGAGGCGACGTTCCAGCTGACCAGCGCGCTGAACGCCTTCCAGCGGGAGAACCTGTCAGCGTTCATCTCAGCTTCGAGCGATCCCGATACGTACGGCGAAATCCAGGTGCTCCGCCTGCCCGGAAACACGCCGTTCCGAGGGCCGGGGCAGGTGCAGAACGCCTTCGAGGCCAACAACCAGGTCAGACCCGACCTGACGCTGTTCCGCAGCGAGGACTCCGAACCAGTGTTCGGCAACCTACTGACCCTGCCGATCGGCGACGCCGGACTGCTCTACGTCACCCCGCTCTACGTGCGGGGTACCGGCGAGGGCGGTTTCCCGCTGCTGCAGAAGGTGCTGGTCAACTTCGGCGACCGGATCGGCTACGCCGACACCTTGGAGGAGGCGCTGGACCAGGTGTTCGGCGCGGGAGCGGGTGTGCCGGCGGCGGGCACCGACGTACGGCCGCCTGATGGCAGCCCGGCGCCTACACAGCCGACAGAGCCAACCCCCGAGCCGGCGCACGGCGGCGGGGCGCCGGGCGATCCGCCCCTGGCCCAAGCGATGACCGACATCGACACCGCCCTGGATCGGGTGGCCGAGGCCCAGCGGTCAGGCGACCTCGGGGCGTTGGGGCAGGCGCTCGAAGACCTGGGAGCTGCCGTCGACGCGTACCGTGCGGCGGCCGGTGCACCCCCCGCCCCATGACCGCGGGGGTGGGCGACCGGCGTCACGGCGATCGACCGCCCCCTCTCCGGTGATCCCGCCACAGACCTGCAGCGGCTCACCGACGTGGACAAGACACAGCTGAGCGAGCGCTGATGCTGCCCAGGTGCTCGCCGGATACGAGCAGTTCACCGTCTCAACGACGGCCCAAAGTTGATCCCGTGGCGTGGAACCCGCCCGTCGCGAGGGGGTCAGTTTTTAGGCGTCGTCGACACACCGACCGACTCGGACTGGCGCAGCCCACGGGCCCATACCGCACGCTATATGCGGTTCCTCCAGGCCTGCGGCTACACCCTGGCTCCGGTCGAGCTACGTGCCTGCGGTCAGACCCAATCCCGACGCGCCGGCCGGGCGAGGAGGAGACCGAGGCGCTGGACGAACCTGTCACGACTGATATGTGAAGTCGGTGTGTCAAGGGGCAGGGTCAGGCGCCGCCAGGGCTGGGTGCTCTGGCGGCGCCTTTCCTTGTGCTGGCTCGGGGTCGGCGGCCGTCGGGTGAGCGTGTCGGTGCGACGCGCGGTCGAGACTGATATGCGCGGGTTGGTTACCGCAGTACGGCGTTCGGCGGGGGCGCTTCGGCGTGTCTGAGGTCGAGCGTCACAACGGTCTGCGGGGATCGTCGTGGCTCACAGTCGTATCGCCGGTCGGGCCCCTCGCGCTGCTGCCCGAAGGTGCTGTGCTCGAGCCAGGTCTGTGATCTTGCCGAGTGCCCCCGCGTCGCTGCCCTGTGGCGTCGCCCGCAGCCGGGGTCAAGGCTGGCCGGAGGCCACCCGAAGGGCCTCGGCCTTGACCCTGGCGAGGACGGTGCCACCGGTGGGCGGGGCGGGAGCACGTGATCGCCGGTCAGCCCTCGGGCAGGGTGGCCAGCGACCAGCACCACCCGGCCAGTTCGCGGGCGATGGCCACGCAGGCCACGGTGTGCTTCTTCTTCCGGGAGGCCAGCTGGGTCCAGCGGGCGTGCAGGCGCTGGTTGCCGGCATGCCCGCGGGCCTGGGCGGCCGCGGGGGCCTGCGCCCAGCGGGCGCGCAGTGTTGATGGCGCTCGCCGGATCTCCCCAGGTCTGCTCATCGAAAGTCCCCACCCGGGAGCGGGGTCAGGTTAGCGGTCGTCGGGTGCCGGTGGCGGCGCGGCGGAGGGTGTCGGTGCGGGCGTGGTGGTCGCGGAGTCGGTAGCTGTCGCCGTCGAGATTGAGCACGACGGAGCGGTGCAGGAGGCGGTCGAGCATGGCGGCGGCGACGGTGGTGTCGCCGAGGACCTCGCCCCAGGCGGCGACTCCGCGGTTGGTAGTGAGCACGATGGAGGTCTTGCCGTAGCGCTGGGAGACGACCTGGAACAGCGCTGAGGCGGCCTCGCCGGGCAGCGGCAGGTAGCCCAGTTCGTCGATGACGAGCAGGGTGGGGCCGGCGTAGAAGCGCATGGTGGTGGCCCAGCGGCCCTCGATCGCGGCGCGGTGGCAGCGGGCGGCCAGGTCGGCGGCGGTGGTGAAGTAGGTGCGGTAGCCGGCCTGCGCCGAGGCCCGGGCGAGGCCGACGGCGAGGTGGGTCTTGCCGACTCCGGGTGGGCCGATGAGCAGCACGTTGGTCGCGGTCTGTAAGTAGCGGCAGGTCGCCAGCTCCTGGATGAGAGCGCGGTCGACTCCTGGGGCGGCGTCGTAGTCGAAGTCGTCGAGGCTGGCCGGGCTGGGTAGCGAGGCGAACCGGAGCCGGCCGGCCAGCCGGCGGGCCTCGGTCGCGTCGACCTCGAGGGGCCAGCAGCCGCTCGAGGGCGGCGGTCAGGCTCAGGCCTTCGGTGCGGGCGGCGTCGAGCACGGCGGGCAGGTGCTCGGCGGCGGTGTGCAGCTTGAGGGTGGCCAGGTGGCCGCGCAGCTGCTGGTAGAGGCTGGCCTGCGCGCTCGTGCTCGGTGTGGCTGTGCTCGGTTCGGTGGTGTTCATCGGAGGGTGTTCCTTCCTCGGGCGGCCCGGTCGTAGGCGGCCAGGTCGACCACGACGTCCGAGCTCGTGGCGCTGCTGGAAGAGGGTCGGCGGAGGGCGTCGGCCGCGGCGCGGGCGGCCGGGCCGGGTGGGATGCGCTGCTTGCGCCGGTGCGGCGCGGCGGTGCTGAACGCGGCCAGGACCGCGGTCTGCAGCGCGACGACGTGGCCGGAGTCGCGGATCATCACCCCGGCCCCGTCGGTGGCCAGCCGGTGCCGCGCGAGCACGGTGGGCGGCCGGCCAGGCGCCGCGGCGGTGGCGATGTCGATGCTGTCCGCGCCGAGCCGGTGCGCCACGGTCACCGTCGTCCCGGCCAGCTCCGGCGGCACCGAGTAGAGGTTGCCGCGGTAGGCCACCAGCGCCTGCGCGGAGATCTTCCGCTCGGCGGTGAGCACCGCGGGGGAACGGCGCCGGCAGCGGCGCGAGCCGCTCGTCGGCGAGGAAGCTGGAGACGGCGCCCCGCCGGCCGCCGAGGGTGCGGAGGCGGGCGTCGCCGCGGGTGGCGCAGAACTCGTCCAACGACGCCTGCGCCTGCTCGGGCGTGACCTCGTCGGCCAAGGTGCGCCACCAGCGCTGGGCGGCGGTGTGGTTGGCCTTCTCCACCACGCCCTTGCGGTTGCCGCGCCGGGGTGGGCAGATCGCGACCTGCACGCCGTAGTGCTTGGCGACGGCGGCGAACGAGGCGCTCACCCGCCCGGAAGCGGGGTGGCAGACCGTCGCCATCCGGTCGAACCGCCAACTGCGGGTCAGCCCGCCCAGCGCGGCGGCCACGCGGTGCAGAGCGTCGATCAGCTGCGGCTGCTCCATCGACGAGCACAGCACGCCGCGCCAGCGCCCGGAGTGCGCCAGCGCCCCGACCAGCAGGAACGCCTTCCCCTGGTATCCGGTGGCGGCCCAGCCGGCGGGCGGGTCGGGCAGCTCGACCCAGTCCCACTGGGTCTCCTCACCCGGCGGGTGCTCGATCACCGCCGCCGGCCGCCCTTGGCCGGCGCGCACGGCTCGCATGCCGGGCGCAGATCCCAGGCGCGCAGCTGCCGCGTGAACGTGGAGTACGCGCGGTCGTAGCCCAACGCCGTGACCTCGTCGAACAGCGTCATGGCCCACAGGTGCGGGTCCTCGGCCAGCCGTGCCCGGCAGTAGTCGATGAACGGGCCGAACCCGTCCGGACCGGCGGGGGCGCGCACCCCGGCCTGGCGGCCGTTGAGGTAGGCGCGGATGGTCTTGCGGTCACGGCCCAGGTGCCGGGCGATCGCCGAGATCGTCCAGCCCTGGCGACGTAGCGCGTGCACGTCGATGTCTTCCTCCCGTGTGAGCATGAGAGGCAGGGCTCCTTCGAGGTGGTGCGGTGGTCAGAGACCGCCATCCTCGGAGGAGCCCCCGCCGTCTCTGGCGGAGCTCCACGGGTGGGGACTTTCAGTGAGCAGCTCTGGGGAAATTCACCTGAGCGCCGTCAGTGTCGCGCCGATCCGGTAGCCGGGCTGGTGGTGCCAGGCGGCCTCGACCAGCAGCCGGCGGACGTGGCTGTTGCCGGTCTTGGTGATCGGCAACTGATGGCGGGAGTCACCGGAGGAGTGCTCGCCGGGCACCAGCCCCAGGTAGGCGCCGATGCTGGCACCGGTGAACCGGTCCCAGTCACCGATCTCCACCGCCAGCGCGAAGCCGGTGAGCGTGGAGATGCCGCGCAGGCAGCAAAGCCGGCGGGTGACCGCGGTGAACTCGCTGTCGGCGGCCAGCCCGGTGATCTGCTTGTCGAGCCGGTCCCGGCGCAGCACCGCCAGGGCAAGCGCTTCCCGGTCGGCGTCGTAGGCGGCCTGGGTGCCGGCCCGCTCGGGCGCGTCGAAGCGGATCTGGTTCAGCCGCTGCTCTGCTTGCCGGTCCAGGCCACTCCGCCGTAGTAGACGTGCCCGTGGCGCAGCAGCAGCTTGGAGATCCGGTGCCGGATCCGCATCAGGTCTCCGCGGGTGTCCTCGCGGGCGCGGACCAGGTCCCGGGCGGCCTCCTGGGCCACGGTGGGGACCCGGACGGGAGCCTGTCAACTTCTCTGTGTAAGACCCGTAGTTGATCTTCATTGGAGGTAGGGCTCGAGGCGGTCGCCGAAGGCGATCAGCAGGGCGGCCATCGCTGGCTTCCAGCCCTGGGTGACCGCGCCCTCGACCAGGTGCGGCGGGGCGGTGCGCTCGTTGGCGGGCTTGCCGCGTTCCTTGGCCCGCTCGCGGGCGCGCTTGTCCTCGATGTCGCGGATGGCCAGCCAGAGCAGCTTGACCACGGCGTCGTCGCTGGGGAAGTGCCCGCGGTTCTTGATGATCTTGCGGAGCTGGTAGTTCAGCGACTCGATCGCGTTCGTGGTGTAGATGATCTTCCGCACGGCGGGGGCGAAGGCCAGGAACGGAATGAACCGTTCCCAGGCGTTCTGCCAGGTCACCACGGTGGCCGGATAGCGCCGGCCGAGCTCGGAGTCGGCGAACTCCAGCAGCGCGGTCTCCGCGGCGTCGGCGGTCGGCGCGGTGTAGATCCGCCGCAGCGCCGCGGTCACCTTCTTGCGGTCGTCGTAGGACACGAACCGGGTGGAGGCCCGGATCAGGTGCACCACGCAGGTCTGCACGGTGGCGTGCGGAAACGTCGCCTCGATCGCCTCGGGCAGGCCGGTCAGCCCGTCGCAGCAGGCGATGAGGATGTCCCGCACTCCGCGGTTGGCCAACTCGGCGACCACCCCGGCCCAGAACTTCGCGCCCTCGGTGGCCTGCACCCAGATGCCCAGCACGTGCTTGATGCCGTCCAGGTCCACCCCGACGGCGATGTGCGCCGAGCGGTTACGCACTTGGTGGCCGTCGCGGACCTTCACCACCAGCGCGTCGACGTAGACGATCGGGTAGATCGGCTCCAGCGGCCGGGCCTGCCAGGCCTTGACCTCCTCGACGACCGCGTCGGTGATCTTGCTGATCGTCTCGTGGGAGAGCTCGGTGCCGATCGTGCGCGCTAGGTGGTGCTGGATGTCGCGGACGGTCATCCCGCCGGCGTAGAGCGAGATGATCATGTCGTCCAGGCCGCCGAGGCGGCGCTCGCCCTTGGGCACCAGCCGCGGCTCGAAGCTGCTGTTGCGGTCCCGGGGCACGTCCAGGCCCATCGGCCCGATCTCGGACTGCACCGTCTTCGGCGTCGTGCCGTTGCGGGAGTTCGGCGAGCCGCGGCCGGCTGGATCGCCGCGTTCGTAGCCCAGATGGTCGGTCAGCTCGGCGCCCAGCCCGCGCTCGAGCACGGCCTTGACCAGCTCGGGCAGAAACCCGCCCTCCCCGGTCAACTGCACCCCGCCCTGTTCGGCGCGGTCGATCAGCTCATCCAGCCAGGCGTCGTCAGCCAGCTGCTCACGCAGCTGCCGGCCGCTCACCCGACCCGGCGGACCCCAGTCCGACTGCTTGTCGTCGGTCACGGTCACAGCGTGCTCCCAACTGAGGCAGCTGCCCCAGACTCGGACCACGAGCACTTACACAGCCCATCTGACAGGGCCCCGGACGGCGACGATCTCCGGTATGACTCGACCGCTCCATCGGGAGGGGTTGCGGGTCGGGGCCTCTCACACAAGAACGTGGGTTGCCAGTCTGACCGATCCTGACACCTAGATGGCCGCCCCGTCCCCCGTGCGAGACGGCGAGTAGCAACCGGTCAGGCCCGCGGGCGGCGCATGCAACCGTCCGCAGATGCCAGCAAGATCATCGGCTCCCACCACGGGCGAACGCTCCTCCCCTCCCCCGTACCGAGACCGCTCCACGGACCTGCCGCCGCTCGTCGCCCACCCCACCGCCGTACCGCCATCCGACCTACCACCAAACCACCAACGGCCACTGGAGATCACTTCCCCTATCAAGATCACGAGCCGACACACGTCTTGCACTCTGGGCTGGACCGCGCTTTGTGTCGCATCCGATGCGACAGTTCGCCGCAGGCCGGCCGGCGAGGACCGCCCCCGACGTGCGGCGGCCCCACGGCCGCGTCGCCAGTACGAGGACCGGGTGCAGGGGCGTTCACGAGGTTGGATCTTGGGGCTCCAGACTGTCCTCGACGCGGATCGGCTGATGATCTTGCTGGGCCGGTGTGCTGCCGCGCGGTCGCGGGCGGACGTCAGCAACCGGACGCTGGCGAGGCGGCCCAGGGGCGGCCGGTATCCGGTGCGACTGCAGAGAAACTGGAGGTTGCGTTCCTACCGTCCGGCCGTGATGTCGCTGCACAAGCTGAGCGCCGGGGACGGCTACACGTACCTGACGCGGCAGGTGGCGGCGTTCGACGCGACCGACCGCGGGCACGGCGGGCTCGGCGACTACTACTCCCAGCGCGGCGAGGCTCCCGGCCGGTGGGCCGGGGCCGGCCTGGCAGGGCTGGGTGGGCCGGCGGCCGGGCAGCCGGTGACCGCGGAACAGATGATGGCGCTGTTCGGGCAGGGCCGGCACCCGGATGCCGCCCGGCTGCAGCAGGAGGCATTGGCCGCGGGGAGGTCGGCGGCCGAGGCTCGGGCGGCCGGGGCGCTGGGGCAACCGTTCCCCACCTTTCCCGGCTCCGTGAACGGCTTTCGGGCTCGGTGCTCCGAGGAGTTCGCGGCCTTCAACGCCGCCCGAGGCCTGCCTCGGACGGCCCCGATCCCGGCTGGAGACCGCGCGCACATTCGCAGCGCCCTGGCCAAGGACATGTTCGTCGAGGCGTACGGCCGCCCGGCGCGCGACGCTCGTGAGTTGTCCGGGGTCGTGGCGCGCGCCTCCCGGCCGGTGACCACCGCGGTGGCCGGCTACGACCTGACCTTTTCCCCGGTCAAGTCGATCTCGGCGCTGTGGGCGCTGGCGCCGCGGGAGGTGGCCAAGCAGATCGAGGCCGCGCACCACGCGGCGGTCGCCGACGCCCTGTCCTGGCTGGAGGACAACGCCTGCTTCACCCGGCTGGGTGCCGGTGGCGTGCGTCAGGTGGAGACCGCCGGGTTGATCGCCGCGGTGTTCACCCACCGCGACTCGCGGGCCGGGGATCCGGATCTGCACAGCCACGTGGCAGTGAGCAACAAGGTGCAGACCCGCGACGGGCGGTGGCGGGCGCTGGACGGGCGGGTGCTGTACAAGGCCGCGGTCGCCGCCTCCGAGCGGTATGACACCCGGCTGGAGGCCCAGCTGGTGACCCGGCTCGGGGTCCGGTTCGCCGACCGCCCGGGCCGGGAGGCGGGCCGGCGGCCGGTGCGGGAGATCGTCGGCATGGAGCCGCGGCTGCTGGCCGCCTGGTCGTCCCGTCGGCAGGCGATCGAGGCCCGCCGCGGCGAGCTGGCGGCAGGCTTTCAGGCCGAGCACGAACGGACGCCCACGGCGGCCGAGGCGATCGCGCTGGCCCAGCAGGCGACCCTCGAGACCCGGGAAGCCAAGCACGAGCCGCGCTCGCTCGCCGAACAGCGAGCGGCCTGGCGGCGGGAGGCACTCGGCGTGCTCGGCGGGCCGCCGGCACTGTCCCGCATGCTCTCCGCCGTTCTACGGTCCCAGACTCCCTCTCCTGCCCGCGCCACCGAGGCGTGGACGCGGACGGCCGCCGCCCGCGTGCTCGACACGGTCGCCGCGCAGCGGGCCACGTGGCAGGTCTGGCATGTGCGCGCCGAGGCCGAACGCGTCGTCCGCGCGGCGGCTCTTCCGCCCGAGCAGGTGGATGCCGCGGTCGCCACGATCACCCAACGGGCCCTCTCCCCCGCCCTGTCAATTCCGCTCGGCGACCCGGATCCGGTCTCCGAGCCGCCGCAGCTGCGCCGCGGCGACGGCGCCAGCGTCTACACCGTCGCCGGCGCCCAGCTCTACACCTCCCAGCAGGTGCTGGACGCCGAGGCCCTGCTGCTGGCCGCGGCCGGCCGGGCCGACGGGCGGCGGGTCGACCGGACTGTGGTGGAGCTGGCGTTGCTGGAGGCCACCGCCAACGGCGTCGAGCTCAATCCCGGCCAGGCGCACCTGGTGCGTGAGCTGGCCGGTAGCGGCGCCCGGGTGCAGCTGGCGATCGCCCCGGCCGGGGCGGGCAAGACCACCGCCCTGGCCGCGCTGGCCCGGGCCTGGACCGCCAGCGGCGGCAGCGTGCTGGGCCTGGCGCCGTCGGCGGTGGCCACCGCCGCACTCCGGAAAGCCATCGGCGGCCGCTGCGACACCCTCGCCAAGCTGATCTGGGACCTCGACACCGGGCAGCTGCCGGGCCGGGGCCCCAGAATCGGGCCGGGCACGTTGGTGGTCATCGACGAGGCCGGCATGGCCGGCACGCTCGAGCTGGCCCGCGCGGTGGAGCACGTGCTCGGGCGGGGCGGGTCGGTGCGGCTGGTCGGCGACTTCCAGCAGCTGTCCTCGGTGGCCGCAGGCGGCGTGCTGGCCGAGATCGCCGCCACCCACCGGGCGGTGACGCTGACCCAGCTCGTGCGCTTCAGCGACCCGGCTGAGGCCGCGGCCACCGTCGCCCTCCGTGACGGGGACACCACCGGGCTGGGGTTCTATCTGGACCGCGGGCGGGTGCACGTGGGCGACCTGGCCACCTGCGCCGAGCAGGCCTACGCCGCGTGGGCCGCCGACCGCGCCCGCGGCGCCGATGCGCTGCTGCTGGCCGGCACCCGTGAGGTCGTCCAGCAGCTCAACGAGCGGGCCCGGGCCGAGCGCCTGGCCAACTTGGGCGAGCCGTCGGGTGCCGAGGTCGTGCTGGCCGACGGCACCCGGGCCAGCGCCGGGGACCCGGTTCTAACTCGGGCCAACAACCGGCGGCTGCCGATCACCGCGGTCGACTGGGTGAAGAACGGCGACCGCTTCACCGTCACCGCCGTGCGTCCCGACGGCGCGCTCGCCGTCACCCACACCTCTACCGGGCGCCGGATCACCCTGCCCGCGGCGTACGTGCGCGAACACGTGCAGCTGGGCTACGCGACCACCGTGCACGGCGCGCAGGGCGTCACCGCCGAGGTCGGTCACACCGTGCTCACCGGGGCCGAGTCCCGGCAGCTGGTGTATGTGGCGCTCTCCCGCGGCCGAGCCGCCAACCACCTCTATCTGTCCACCGTCGGCGACGGGGACCCGCACAGCGTCATCAGCCCCGCCGCGATCTCCCCGCCGACCGCCACCGACCTGCTGGCCGCGATGCTGGCCCGCGACGGCGCCCAGACCTCGGCCAGCAGCGCCGGCCGGGCGCTGGCCGGCCCGGCCGAGCAACTGCACACCGCCGCCGCCCGCTATCTCGACGCGCTGCGGTTCGCCGCCGAGCACCGCCTCGGACCGGGTACCGGAGAAGGACTGGAGAACGCCGCCGAAGACCTGCACCCTGGCCTGACCAGCGCGGCGGCGTGGCCCGCCCTGCGCGGGCACCTGGCGCTGCTGGCCGTCTGCGGCGCCGACCCGATCCGCGCCCTCACGGCCGCAGTGCAGGCGCGCGAGCTGCACAGCGCCGCCGATCCGGCGGCCGTGCTGGACTGGCGGCTACACCTGCCTGGCCCAGCCGGACCGTTGCCCTGGCTGCCCGGCGTGCCGGCGGCGCTGGCCGCCGATCCGCACTGGGGGCCCTACCTGGCCGCCCGCGCCACCCACCTCGACACGTGCGCGGCCCGGGTCGCCGACACCGCCGCCGCGATGACCGCGGCCACCGCCCCCACCTGGGCGCAGCCGCTGCTGGATCCCGCGCACGCCGCGCTGCGGGCCGACCTCGCCGTCTGGCGTGCCGCGCTCGCCGTTCCAGACCGCGACCGGCGCCCCACCGGCCCACCCCGGCTGCCCGCGGCCGAACGGCAGCACCAGCGACGACTCGACGACGCCGCCGCGGCGGTCGGCGGGGCGAAGGGCGGTTCGGTGTGGGCGGCGCTGGCCGACAGCATCGACCCGCGCATCCGCCGCGATCCGCACTGGCCCGCACTGGCCGACCGGCTGGCCGCCGCCGACCGCGCCGGCCGCGACGCCGCCGGCCTGGTGGCCGCGGTCGCCGCGCAGCGGCCGTTGCCCGACGATCTGCCCGCCGCCGCGCTGTGGTGGCGGCTGACCCCTCACCTCACCCCCGCCACCGTCCCCACCGGGCCGCAGGCC from Blastococcus sp. PRF04-17 encodes the following:
- a CDS encoding Mu transposase domain-containing protein; amino-acid sequence: MLTAERKISAQALVAYRGNLYSVPPELAGTTVTVAHRLGADSIDIATAAAPGRPPTVLARHRLATDGAGVMIRDSGHVVALQTAVLAAFSTAAPHRRKQRIPPGPAARAAADALRRPSSSSATSSDVVVDLAAYDRAARGRNTLR
- a CDS encoding terminase gpP N-terminus-related DNA-binding protein, with translation MLTREEDIDVHALRRQGWTISAIARHLGRDRKTIRAYLNGRQAGVRAPAGPDGFGPFIDYCRARLAEDPHLWAMTLFDEVTALGYDRAYSTFTRQLRAWDLRPACEPCAPAKGGRRR
- a CDS encoding transposase, with the translated sequence MLRRDRLDKQITGLAADSEFTAVTRRLCCLRGISTLTGFALAVEIGDWDRFTGASIGAYLGLVPGEHSSGDSRHQLPITKTGNSHVRRLLVEAAWHHQPGYRIGATLTALR
- a CDS encoding IS256 family transposase — its product is MREQLADDAWLDELIDRAEQGGVQLTGEGGFLPELVKAVLERGLGAELTDHLGYERGDPAGRGSPNSRNGTTPKTVQSEIGPMGLDVPRDRNSSFEPRLVPKGERRLGGLDDMIISLYAGGMTVRDIQHHLARTIGTELSHETISKITDAVVEEVKAWQARPLEPIYPIVYVDALVVKVRDGHQVRNRSAHIAVGVDLDGIKHVLGIWVQATEGAKFWAGVVAELANRGVRDILIACCDGLTGLPEAIEATFPHATVQTCVVHLIRASTRFVSYDDRKKVTAALRRIYTAPTADAAETALLEFADSELGRRYPATVVTWQNAWERFIPFLAFAPAVRKIIYTTNAIESLNYQLRKIIKNRGHFPSDDAVVKLLWLAIRDIEDKRARERAKERGKPANERTAPPHLVEGAVTQGWKPAMAALLIAFGDRLEPYLQ
- the mobF gene encoding MobF family relaxase; translation: MSLHKLSAGDGYTYLTRQVAAFDATDRGHGGLGDYYSQRGEAPGRWAGAGLAGLGGPAAGQPVTAEQMMALFGQGRHPDAARLQQEALAAGRSAAEARAAGALGQPFPTFPGSVNGFRARCSEEFAAFNAARGLPRTAPIPAGDRAHIRSALAKDMFVEAYGRPARDARELSGVVARASRPVTTAVAGYDLTFSPVKSISALWALAPREVAKQIEAAHHAAVADALSWLEDNACFTRLGAGGVRQVETAGLIAAVFTHRDSRAGDPDLHSHVAVSNKVQTRDGRWRALDGRVLYKAAVAASERYDTRLEAQLVTRLGVRFADRPGREAGRRPVREIVGMEPRLLAAWSSRRQAIEARRGELAAGFQAEHERTPTAAEAIALAQQATLETREAKHEPRSLAEQRAAWRREALGVLGGPPALSRMLSAVLRSQTPSPARATEAWTRTAAARVLDTVAAQRATWQVWHVRAEAERVVRAAALPPEQVDAAVATITQRALSPALSIPLGDPDPVSEPPQLRRGDGASVYTVAGAQLYTSQQVLDAEALLLAAAGRADGRRVDRTVVELALLEATANGVELNPGQAHLVRELAGSGARVQLAIAPAGAGKTTALAALARAWTASGGSVLGLAPSAVATAALRKAIGGRCDTLAKLIWDLDTGQLPGRGPRIGPGTLVVIDEAGMAGTLELARAVEHVLGRGGSVRLVGDFQQLSSVAAGGVLAEIAATHRAVTLTQLVRFSDPAEAAATVALRDGDTTGLGFYLDRGRVHVGDLATCAEQAYAAWAADRARGADALLLAGTREVVQQLNERARAERLANLGEPSGAEVVLADGTRASAGDPVLTRANNRRLPITAVDWVKNGDRFTVTAVRPDGALAVTHTSTGRRITLPAAYVREHVQLGYATTVHGAQGVTAEVGHTVLTGAESRQLVYVALSRGRAANHLYLSTVGDGDPHSVISPAAISPPTATDLLAAMLARDGAQTSASSAGRALAGPAEQLHTAAARYLDALRFAAEHRLGPGTGEGLENAAEDLHPGLTSAAAWPALRGHLALLAVCGADPIRALTAAVQARELHSAADPAAVLDWRLHLPGPAGPLPWLPGVPAALAADPHWGPYLAARATHLDTCAARVADTAAAMTAATAPTWAQPLLDPAHAALRADLAVWRAALAVPDRDRRPTGPPRLPAAERQHQRRLDDAAAAVGGAKGGSVWAALADSIDPRIRRDPHWPALADRLAAADRAGRDAAGLVAAVAAQRPLPDDLPAAALWWRLTPHLTPATVPTGPQAGLLRPDWCPALLDLLPDEHGRRVLADPAWPALVTAVTTGIRAGWAPVELLTTAVAGLPAAAVDDRTGSGLAEALVFRIAALTDPAPLDAPEPLPADLQPPDDAHHLDPIDVPAAATTAAPADALPGEEAPFDPDYDTPPPTGAPRYLTPDPFAPTGTVDGADEADYLLEQHFWATAAVGRDRLIELHIQAAAFFTAHYPDSWAPGYLRQRLGTDLAGDPRFSPGHAPAGWTALVDHLRGLGATEGELLAAGLAQRARTGTLIDRFRDRLTFPIRDTDGAIRGFIARRNPAAADDDRAGPKYLNTPSTDLFRKGEHLLGFYEARHALADGATAALVEGPMDAIAVTLATDGHTVGLATLGTALTDRQADLLRPHLRAEGPGILVATDSDPAGQQAAERIFWQLTARGDDPRRLTLPDGLDPADLLHRDGATALRAAIETADSLVHHLLDACITAASRDNGPSAVSQAVREAAAIIAALPPARWLTRIDRVTDALRVPPGTVHMAVLDAGSITQTRLSGNRPAQPRRVVAPQPSPPMANDPPVPARCLAPSPFTREQHPRESPPAR